The sequence TCTTTGTTACTGAAAGAAGATTTCGATTATTTGTATCTCATATCCCAGAATGTTACCAAGTGTGTGACAGATTTACTTTCCAAAACATTGGTTTACCTGTCTTACAGCATGGTGGaaataatttcccaaatatttccAAGTTCAGGGTGTTATAACATCAGTGATATGGTAATCTTGGTGCCCTTCACAATGCAGATTATCGGGTGTCTGTATAGACCTATTATATGGAGATAGGTATTGGTATTGCTGCTGCACGAGACATTGGTAGAAGACCAATGACACTTCATTCCAGCATCCAATTTGAGTTTGGTGACTCTATAATTCAACAGTTTATTCCGATTCTGACTCCCTGTAGTCTTCATTCCAGAATGTAATCTGGGGATTCACCCACCGAAGTGAGGACTGCAACAAATTCGTTTTCGGTTCTCAGGTTGGGTTCCAAGTTCGGGATGTCTCGCTTTCATGGGAATGGTACGATATGGAATGGGAATGGTTCACTGAGTACAAAACGATTTTCAACTTTGGAACTTGTCATCCTCTGACGTTCAATCCAGGTTGCCAGTTGTATTGCGCGCCCAGCGAATTGTAATGACCTTGTGATCAAATCTCACAGCAATGATATGAACGCTTCATTCCCTCTGAGCTTGGGAGATCACTGAATTTGTGATGATGGAATGCAGAGAATCCAACTTGTGCAAAATTTCCAGAATACTTTTCCGAATCTCGAGGAATCCAATCAAGGAGAAGGATATTTGGTGCATTGGACGAACTCATTGGTGattggggtggcggggaggggggggggtgcagttggGGGGTGGGCAGCGGTGTTCTTTTCACCGATTGATCTGAGAACAGATTTCCCCAATCTATACAATGAGTCTGAGTGTCTTGGGTTGTGTGTTAATGGGAACTGTTCAATGTCACGGCCGTGCTGGCCATCTTTGAGAGATGTTTACATCCCATGCTCTGGCTTGAAATAATGGTGGATTCAGTGAAAGCGTTCTATACAGGCAAATGGCCAATTGATTTTCTCCTTTTTGAGGGCTGATGTAAAATTGAGGAAGAATGCCTTGGATTTTTAGGACCTGCTCGAATCAGAGGCAGCTCCTATCCAGGGAAAATTGTACGAGTGTTAAGATCAGTTCGAATCCCAAGTCAAAGGATCATCAACTCTATCATTTCTCGGTATCTTCTTAATTTGTTTTCAGAATGATATATAAACTGCTCGGAATTGTCTGTTCCTTCACCTTTGTCTGTTCCTTCACCTTTGCCAGTCTCTGTGAAGCATGGAAGCATTGGTTTTTTGTCACAGTCAGAATCCTTTGCCTTTTCATCCATTGCCAATTCACTCACTTTCGATGCTGATAACCATTCTTTGGTTCATATCGACACACACTGGATATGGAACAGATTCTGGAATTTCAATGCAATACAATTCACATGTCGAATTTTATTCAGCGACTTGTAACAACGTCATCAAACCATGATCTATTTTGGAGGGGGGGATAACAACAGATTCAATACTTTGCATTCAGGAAAGTGAAACTACCGCCAATCCTACTttcttgggttgacaagtgactTTAAATCCAGTGCTCCGTGGTTCACACAAAACTGAGTTAAAGGCAAATTGGCACAGATAGCGTCTGCTCACTCTGCTGTCAAAGTGCACATTCATGCTTGCACGTAATATAAGGATACATTTTCACTGATGTCCAACATATTTCCTTCTTTGATTACAGCAAATTTAATGGCGATTATCATCCTGCCACGGAAAAAATGTGGACTCTCCAGTTgtaccactcgctacctggtggcaatGGCAACGTCTGATTTACTGTTCATTATCACTGGCGTAATACTCAACCACATCAAGTCTTATTATTTTCCAAAATCGTTCCTTGGCCTCACGCCTGCGTGCAGTATTTTGTATATCCTGGAGCGTGCAGCtatagactgttctgtctggttcactatcGCGTTCTCTTTTGATCGATATGTAGcgatttgttgccagaagctgaagactaaatattgcactgagaaaactgcGACTGTGGTTCTCGCAACAACGGGCACTCtgttgtttttaaaaaacattccaaTGTACTTCAGATATAAACCGAGAAAAATTGTCAACAAAGTCCCATGGTACTGTTCCAATAAGCCAAGCTACTTCACTGACCCTGTGTGGGTTGGATTTAGGATGTTTGAAAAGGCTCTAACGCCACTATTaccatttgttttaattttgttgCTCAACGCTCTGACAGTCCAACATATTTTAGTGAGCAGTCGAGTCCGTCAGGCACTGAGGGGTCAGAGGAAGGGACAGAATCTCAGTGACccggagatggagagcagaagaaagTCCATAATTTTACTGTTTGCAATATCGAGTAATTTCATACTTCTGTGGGTTGTATatcttttgaatttttttgatgTTCATGATTACTTCAATGATGATGATGCTTACACCTTTACAAAAATTGCGTACATGCTGCGCAATTTAAgcagctgcacaaacacatttatttatgctgCAACTCAGTCAAAGTTCAGAGAGCAGCTAAAGGCTGTGGTGAAATATCCGGGTATTTTAATTCTGAAACTCCTTCATAAACAAAAGAACTGAGAGACATTCAGAAGTCCAATGGGTAAATGGGAAGTCGTGACTACCAGAAGACAGGAAGGAATAACACAAAATGGAAGCGATCTGCTGGTAGGGGGCAAGAGGTACCCTTCAGATGACAATACTCTAGGTCACTGTTCGCTCCTCCAATCCCAATCACCATCGCATTCCGTATTTCCACAGCATTCCCTATTTAACAGCCCACAAGCCTTCACAATATTCCATCTTTCAGGAAACTCAAACTGATGTCAACCTCGCTAGATATGTAGCCACCTCGAGCCACTTCACCCTATCCCATTGTTCTCGCCTCTTCTAACCCTACAAGCCAACACTCGCTCTAACACCTTTCAGCCCATACAACATCCCAAATCTCTGAAACATTTCCAAAACATGAAAGAAAGCAGATGTGTAAGAAGTGCCCTAGCCGTGATGACTCGATCATTTCAACTCATCAGAACCATTTGAGACCTCCAAAAgtcccaaaccccctccctcctcgACGGGTTCTCTTATATGACTAACCTCCTACAGGACTTTCATCCAACTACCTTGATGACGTCCTATAAGATGAACGACTTTCACAAATCAGAAACACCCTCGAGCTGTTACAACTCCACCTATCACTGTGCACCACTTCACCCGCTGCAATACGTCTCATATCTATATGTTCCTTCAGCACATATGCCACACCTTATGTCTTACCTCTTCCAGTCCATTCAAAACACCCTATTCCTGCGAATTGCAGAATCAAGTTCAAATATCCTCCCCTCGGAAGCTTTCTCCAGGGCCTCGAAGCCACCAGAGCTCTCTACCTTTCTATACGACGTTGCTGCCAAATGTCGTTATATTACAAATTATCTCTAACTCTTATCTATCTCCCATCGTGTGTAGCCAACTCCAGCTCTTACAACCTTTCTTATCAGTATAATATTTCAAGTTTCTGGAACCTATCCTTGTGGCAGATTCCTCTCTAAGTTCTCAATTGGCGCAACTCAACTATTCATATTCTTCTTAACGTCGTCAATCTGCAACAGACTTTCCCCTCTCTGTCACCTCCGACATCACATTTTTGTAATGTAAACAAGGAATTGTAATATTTTTTCATTTGGTAATTTGACGGTCAGACTTCTCATTTGCTGGAAAATAGGCTGCCGGTTGTTCAATGTTGATAATTTGATAAGAGATGGCGCAACGGACCGATTCCCTGTGAAACAACAAAGGTCTGTGGCAGACGATAACAAAGAGTCAAAGTatccctcctcacctcagtcctaaattatCTGCTTCTTACGGTGAGACTCTGCCCCCATATATTTGACTCCCAGCAAATGGGATGAAATCTACCCGCACCAAAATTTTGGAACCCCGCCTCAGAATGTGTTTGGTTTCCATGAGATCATTTGTTTCAATATCAGAGAACGCAATCCCAAATTAGATTGCATTTCATCATAGGCAACCTTCCCATCCCAGAGGGCAATGTACTTTCACTGCACTGCCTCCAATTCAGGTCGATACAAATCAAAAGCTGGAGACAAACTGCGCACATAATTCCACCTGTGCTCACACCATAATCCTGTATGACTGTAGCAATACCTCTTCATTATTCCCCTTCAAATCCCGTCATAATTAGGGAcaatatagaattatagaaccatagaaaattccagctcagaaacaagccttttggcccttcttgtctctgCTGAACCATTCTTTGCCTCGTCCCACTTGCCTGAACTTGGGCTATACCCATCCACAACTCTCCCATCCATGAATCCGTTCaaggttttcttaaatgttaaaggcatttaccactttatccgtcaGCTCTCAACACTtcgaccactctctgcgtgaagaagcccccccccccccccccccccgcccccaatatTCCATTTAAACTTTTCTActttcatccttaacccatgccctctgggtttctttctccccgagcctcagtggaaaaaagcctgcttgcattcactctatctatacccatcaaaatcttatacacctctatcaaatcttccttCATTCTTCGACGCTCCAGGTAatgaagtcccaacctattcaatctctctctgtaactcagcttctcaagtcctggtaacatccttgtgaaccttctctgcactctttcaatcttatttacatccttcctgtaactaggtgaacaaaactgtacacagtactctaaatcggccacaccaatgccttatataacattaaaataacactccaacttttatactcgatactccgatttataaaggccaaaataccaaaggcactctttacgaccctatccacttgTTACGTCACTTTTAGTGAatgctgtacctgtattcccagatccctctgttcaactgcactcttcagagtcctaacatttaccctgtacgttctactttggtttgtccttccaaagtgcaatatctcacacttgtctgcgtcaaattccatttgtcatttttcagcccatttttctagttggtccaaatccctcttcaAGCTTTGAAAAGCTTCCTCACTGTCCTCTacccctccaatctttgtatcatcaacagatttgctgatccaatttaccacattatcatccagatcattgatatagatgacaaacaacaatggacccaacacagatccctgcggcacaccactagtcacaggtcttCACTCAgaaaagcaatcctccacaagcaCTCTCTGGCTTCTCCCATTGAGTAAGAgctttgacaacaccaggttaaacaccaatgagccagtgtctaatccaatttactacctccccatgtatacccagcgactgaaccttccaaaCTAACCTCGCATGAgggtccttgtcaaaggccttgctgaaatccagggagacagtatccaccgccttcccttcatctactttcctggtaacctcctcgaaaaactctaatagattggtcaaacatgacctaccacgcacaaagccatattAACTCTTCATAATAAGTCCCTGTCCattcaaatatttgtagatcctatcccttattcCACCTTCCAATAacgtgcccaccaccgacgtcaaacgtactggcctataatttgccggatttcttttggaaacttttttaaacaacggaacaacatgagccaccctccaatcatccggcaccttccccgtgaatactgacacattaaatatgtctgccagggcccctgcaatttcaacactagtttcGCTCAAGTTCCTTGGGAATACCCGGTCCAGTCCTGGGGATGTATCAACTCTTATTTGCCTCaaaacagcaagcacctcctcccctttaatctgtaaaggctccatgacctccctacctgtttgccctatttccgtagactccatgcccgtttcctcagtaaatacggatgcaaaaaaaaaacgATTTAGtccctcccccatctcttttggttccgtgCACAGtcgaccactctggtcttcaggaGGACCGATGTTATCCCTCACAATCCTAATGCTCCTAATATACCaatagaagttctttggattttcCCTCAGTATGTCTGTCAAAGCAACCTTATGTCTTCtattagccctcctgatttccctcataagtagcttcttgcactttttatactcctcgagcatctgatctgttccttgctgcctgtacatttcatccaattctctcttcctcttaatccgtgttacaatctcccttgagaaccaagtTTCCTTATTcccatttactttgcctttaatcctgacaggaacatacaaactctgcactttcaaaatttctcctttgaaggcatcccactttccatttacatccttagcaGAGATccgcctgtgccaatccacacttcccagatcccttctcatttcaacaaatttggcctttttgcaGTTCAGAATTTCAACCCGAGCACCaggtctatccttatccatgatcaggttgaaactgatTGCATTATGATCATTGGATcccaagtgttccctcacactcacatccatcacctgcccgaactcattttccaataggagatctaatattgcatcctctctagttggcacttcTGTCtgctgatgtagaaaattttcctgaacacattttccaaacgctaccccttctagacctttaacagtacaCGAGTCTCAATCTAAATGTGGAAAATAAAATCCTCTACAGTCACAACTttctgtttcttgcagttgtcagctatctctctgctgatttgctcctccagttctcgctgactattgggtggtctataatacaaccccattaatgtggtcataactttcctgtttctcagctccacccatagggcctctgtagacatgttccctaatctatcctgcctgagtaacGCTGTAacgttttccctgaccaacaatgtcaccaccgacgcccccctccacccctccgccaccacccccccacacacacaccttttatccctctgcctctgtcccgcctgaaacatcggaaccctggaacattgagctgtcagTCCTGTCCCTTGTGTAGCCAAGTTTcgctaatggctataatgtcatatttccatgtgtctgtcCACGCCTTtacctcatctgccttccccacaatactcctggcattgaaatagacacacctcaataggtgatttccaccacactcaatccTTCCATTTATGATTTTGCTTGAacgaacctgtctttttaccccggctccactatctgccatggcactctggttcccatccccctgcaaatctagtttaaacgctccccaataatactagcaaacctccctgcaagtatattggtccccttgtagttgaGGTGTGACACGTCTCTCTTCTACAGGTGTCACCTGCACCAGAAGAATTCCCAACCATCTAAGAATCGGAAACCCtgtcccctacaccagttcctcagtcACGTGCTCATCCGgtcaagcatcctactcctaccctcactggcacgtggtacaggtagcaattctgagattactaccctcggggtcctgctttttaacttccttccaagctctttgtactcattatttaggacctcctcactcttcctacctacaccatttgtaccgatgtgtaccacgacatctggctgatcaccttcccactttagaacgctgtgcaagcgatcagagacatccctgaccttggcacctgggaggcaacaaaccatgtgtGGGTCTCTGTCCCgatcacagaacctcctgtcctacctctgaccattgagtcccctatcactattgctctcctcttcttccacccacTCTTTTGCACTTTAGagccagactcagtatcagatttccggctgtcgcagcttgtcccaggtaaagcatctcccacaacagtatccaatatGTATTTGTCTTCCTACTTGTTTGCTTCAGCTGCATTCTCACTTTCTGTGACTTTTTGGCCATGAATGGTGAAAGGATTCTGAAAggatgctgcttttctattctggtTACTtattgaataacttcacatttcccgaCACTTGCTCCATATGCGTCCTTGATTCCAATTCATTTAACATTATAGTAATTTTTTGCACCCACTCTGTGTCCTCCCACAGCAGACCTCGCCCACTATCATCCTGCCATTACCAAACTTCGAAACATTGCCATTTATATCGTCATTTAAGTGGTCCATAAAGATTCAAAATAACTGAGGTCTGAGCACTGATAGTGTTGGTATCACGTGATTCAGTGCCGACCAACAACAACATTTTCGTTTTCCCCAAATTCTGAATTCAATCACTCAAATCATCTCAGCATTTAAACCGCCACCATCAGCTCCATAAGCTATCATTTTTCCTATCGAGCATTGCGTGACAACTTTGAAAAATTGTTTATTTGTTAATCAATGGATGCAACGTCAACACTTTTCCGTTATCTATCCTATTTGTGATCTCTAAGAAACCTCGTACATTTGTTGAACAACATTTCCTTTTCACCAAACAATATTGACTTGTTCAAATGAAACCTGGACTTTTCTTATCCCTGATCTCAGAGGATCTTGTTTTTGATTGATTTACGGGATGTGAACATCCATATATtgtccagtatttattgcccatccacatCTGCCAACCCATTTCAGAGTACCTttcagagtgaaccacattgctatgcataatgtggagatgccagcgttggacaggGGTTAAGACTCACATGCGTCACCTGCTGAAggaaattccaaataaa comes from Mustelus asterias chromosome 20, sMusAst1.hap1.1, whole genome shotgun sequence and encodes:
- the LOC144508228 gene encoding neuropeptides capa receptor-like yields the protein MDDSQKGQISHVVVPLPNKYTILDTIERAGQSGDNISSSSQSSGTTAVSVVEQGVTKSTRAIIIGDPVVSSTDWPFDGGDRGSRMVHCLLAARVQNVSKRAEIILKEARASEARSRKVVQFNTWLNSWCRRDDFRYLNHREPLRGDGNKNQGELTEGEVESSASKAQRKSTQGVIADKAGWRQSVMMEGCFSDWKSVSSGVTQRSLLGPQSFTIYKSEIDGYVRIGLISPDDESYLNEKFSCPDDFSESANLMAIIILPRKKCGLSSCTTRYLVAMATSDLLFIITGVILNHIKSYYFPKSFLGLTPACSILYILERAAIDCSVWFTIAFSFDRYVAICCQKLKTKYCTEKTATVVLATTGTLLFLKNIPMYFRYKPRKIVNKVPWYCSNKPSYFTDPVWVGFRMFEKALTPLLPFVLILLLNALTVQHILVSSRVRQALRGQRKGQNLSDPEMESRRKSIILLFAISSNFILLWVVYLLNFFDVHDYFNDDDAYTFTKIAYMLRNLSSCTNTFIYAATQSKFREQLKAVVKYPGILILKLLHKQKN